The Actinomycetota bacterium region CCCGCGTCGTCCCGGGCGTCGTCCACGGCCGACACCAGCGCGACCTCCTCGAGGAATCCCGACAGCGTGGGCTGCTCGGCGCGCGCGGCGTACTCGGCCGCCACGCCCAGGAGCTCCTGCAGGTTGTCGAGTCGCCCCAGCCCCGCCTCGGCCGGGCCGTCGGCCAGAAGGGCATCCCGCAGGCCGGAGTCCTCGATCGCGCGTTCCATCACGCGCTCGGGCGGGGCGCCCGAGGCGTCCATGGCGCGCAGGCGCTCGATGAGGCCGCCCAGCGAGCCGAGGGCGTCGCGCTGCACGGCGTTGAGGCGGGGCGCCAGGTCGGGCTCGCGCGCCACGACGTCCATGGTGGTGCCGTGCGCCTCAGCGGCCTCGGCCACCTTGGCCAGCGCAGCGGGCCCGAGGCCCCGCTTGGGGCTGCCGGCGGCGCGCGCGAAGGCCTCGCGGTCGGCCGGGTTGGCCACCACGCGCAGGTAGGCCATGAGGTCCTTCACCTCGGCGCGCTCGTAGAAACGCGGGCCCCCCAGCACCTGGTAGGTGATGCCCGACCTCACCAGCTGGTCCTCGATCACGCGGCTCTGCGCGTGGGTGCGGTAGAAGACCGCGATCTCGTCGAGCGAGCGCCCCTCGGCCGTTGCCCGGCCGATCTCGCGCACCACGAGGCGGGCCTCGTCGTGCTCGTCGGTGCACACCTCCACCGCCACGGGCTCTCCCCCCTCGCGGTCGGTGAACAGCCGCTTGGCGTGGCGGCCGCGGTTGTTGCGCACCACCGCGTTGGCCGCCTCGAGGATGGTGGAGGTGGACCGGTAGTTCTGCTCGAGCGGGATGACCGTGGCCTCGGGGTAGTCGGCCTTGAACTCGAGGATGTTGCGGATGTCCGCACCACGCCATGAGTAGATGCCCTGGTCGTCATCGCCCACCACCATCACGTTGCGCTCGGGCTCGGCGAGGATCCTCACCAGCCAGTACTGCGCGTGGTTGGTGTCCTGGTACTCGTCGACCAGCACGTGGCGGAACCGGCGCTGCCAGCGCTCGCGCACCGCCTGGTCGCGGCGCAACATGTCCACCGTGACCATGAGAAGGTCATCGAAGTCCACGGCCTGGTTGGCGATGAGGCGGTCCTGGTAGCGCTGGTACAGCCGCGCGATGCCCTGCTCGGGCTCGTCAGGGGCGCGATCGGCCAGGTCGCGCGGGTGCAGCAGCTCGTTCTTGGCGGCCGAGATGTGGCCGAGGACCGCGCGCGGGGTCAGCCGCTTGGGGTCGATGCCCTCGTCCTTGAGGATGTCGCGCATGAGCCGCTGCTGGTCGGCGTCGTCGTAGATGCTGAACGTGCGCTCGTACCCCGCCGCCTCGTGCTCGATGCGCAGCATGCGCGCGCAGGCCGAGTGGAAGGTGGACGCCCACAACCCCGACGCCCCGTCCCCGATGAGCTCGGCGATGCGATCGCGCATCTCGCCGGCGGCCTTGTTGGTGAAGGTGATGGCCAGGATCTCGCGCACGGGCACGCCGCGCTCGCGCACCAGGTGGGCGATGCGGTGGGTGATGACGCGGGTCTTGCCGCTGCCCGCGCCTGCCAGCACCAGCAGGGGGCCGTCACCGTGCAGCACGGCCTCGCGCTGAGGTGGGTTGAGGCTTCCCAGGAGATCCGTGCTCACCGGGCAAAGGTAGCGCCCGAGGCGGACACCCAGAGGGGGGTCGGGGGGCTGCCTAGGCGGCGTCCACGGACGCCCTGCGGGCCTCGCGGATGCCCTCCTTCACCTGGTCGCGGCAGTCGGGGTCGTCGGCCTTCGGCGGCGGCTCCTCGCCGGCGCGCAGTGCGGCGATCTCGGCCTCGAGCTCCTCCACCCGCTGGATGAGGCAGTCGAGGGCGTCGGCGACGGGGTCGGGAAGGCGCGTGTGATCGAGGTCCGGGTGGTGGATCTTCTCTGGGTCCACGCGCTGGCCCTCCAGCACCACCGGCTGGCCGGGGTTACCCACCACGGTGGAGTTCGCAGGGACGTCCTTCACCACGATGGACCCCGCGCCGATCTTGGCCCCCTCGCCGA contains the following coding sequences:
- a CDS encoding ATP-dependent DNA helicase PcrA encodes the protein MGSLNPPQREAVLHGDGPLLVLAGAGSGKTRVITHRIAHLVRERGVPVREILAITFTNKAAGEMRDRIAELIGDGASGLWASTFHSACARMLRIEHEAAGYERTFSIYDDADQQRLMRDILKDEGIDPKRLTPRAVLGHISAAKNELLHPRDLADRAPDEPEQGIARLYQRYQDRLIANQAVDFDDLLMVTVDMLRRDQAVRERWQRRFRHVLVDEYQDTNHAQYWLVRILAEPERNVMVVGDDDQGIYSWRGADIRNILEFKADYPEATVIPLEQNYRSTSTILEAANAVVRNNRGRHAKRLFTDREGGEPVAVEVCTDEHDEARLVVREIGRATAEGRSLDEIAVFYRTHAQSRVIEDQLVRSGITYQVLGGPRFYERAEVKDLMAYLRVVANPADREAFARAAGSPKRGLGPAALAKVAEAAEAHGTTMDVVAREPDLAPRLNAVQRDALGSLGGLIERLRAMDASGAPPERVMERAIEDSGLRDALLADGPAEAGLGRLDNLQELLGVAAEYAARAEQPTLSGFLEEVALVSAVDDARDDAGTVTLMTVHNAKGLEYDVVMVTGLEEGLFPHVRSIDDPDGLEEERRLCYVALTRARERLVLSHADSRSLRGNRMYSIPSRFIEEIPDDALGRPARRATPTVEAGSAIVAPDFDIGDAVVHESFGEGVITAVQQKGRLIQVRFDDKERVLMADMAPMRKVAG